In one Tessaracoccus palaemonis genomic region, the following are encoded:
- a CDS encoding propanediol/glycerol family dehydratase large subunit gives MKSKRFEVLDARPVNQDGYVTEWPEVGLIAMDGPNDPKPSIRIEDGKVVELDGKSRAEFDMLDTFIAEYGINLERAVEVNAMDSVQLAHMLCDINVPRATLVPLTTSMTPAKAAEVVSQMSVLELMSAVTKMRARKTPANQCHVTNLADNPVQIAADAAEAAIRGFAEEETTVGVVRYAPFNALAILVGAQVGRPGILTQCAVEEATELQLGMRGLTAYAETVSVYGTEAVFMDGDDTPWSKAFLASCYASRGLKMRFTSGTGSEVQMGFAEGKSMLYLESRCLFVTKAAGSQGTQNGSVSCVGVPAAVPQGIRAILAENLIAIMLDLECASSNDQTFTHSDLRRVARTLMQFVPGTDFICSGYSATPNYDNMFAGSNWDAEDYDDWVILQRDLHVDGGLLPAGEEEVVDIRRKAARAIQAAFKQLGLPDITDAEVEAATYANGSKDMPARNVVEDLKAAEEMMAREVTGLDVAKALVSGGFEDVGEAVFNLLKHRVAGDYLHTSAIFTREFKVDSAVNNLNDYAGPKTGYQISEEKWNRLKTIRQAISPESI, from the coding sequence GTGAAGTCCAAGAGATTTGAGGTGCTCGACGCACGTCCTGTGAACCAGGACGGCTACGTCACCGAATGGCCCGAAGTGGGCCTGATCGCCATGGACGGCCCCAATGATCCCAAGCCCTCGATCCGCATCGAGGACGGCAAGGTCGTGGAGCTGGACGGCAAGTCCCGTGCCGAGTTCGACATGCTCGACACGTTCATCGCCGAGTACGGCATCAACCTGGAGCGGGCCGTCGAGGTCAACGCCATGGATTCGGTGCAGCTGGCCCACATGCTGTGCGACATCAACGTGCCGCGCGCCACGCTGGTCCCGCTGACCACATCCATGACGCCCGCGAAGGCGGCCGAGGTCGTCTCGCAGATGAGCGTCCTCGAGCTGATGAGCGCCGTCACCAAGATGCGTGCCCGCAAGACGCCGGCCAACCAGTGCCACGTCACCAACCTGGCCGACAACCCCGTGCAGATCGCGGCGGACGCGGCCGAGGCCGCCATCCGCGGCTTCGCCGAGGAGGAGACCACGGTCGGCGTCGTGCGCTACGCACCGTTCAACGCGCTGGCCATCCTGGTCGGCGCGCAGGTCGGGCGGCCCGGCATCCTCACCCAGTGCGCGGTCGAGGAGGCCACGGAGCTGCAGCTCGGCATGCGCGGCCTCACGGCCTACGCCGAGACGGTGTCGGTCTACGGCACCGAGGCTGTCTTCATGGACGGCGACGACACCCCGTGGTCGAAGGCGTTCCTCGCCTCCTGCTACGCGTCGCGCGGACTGAAGATGCGCTTCACCTCCGGCACGGGCTCCGAGGTCCAGATGGGCTTCGCGGAGGGCAAGTCGATGCTCTACCTCGAGTCCCGCTGCCTGTTCGTGACGAAGGCCGCCGGCTCCCAGGGCACGCAGAACGGCTCCGTGAGCTGCGTCGGTGTCCCCGCCGCCGTGCCGCAGGGCATCCGCGCGATCCTGGCGGAGAACCTGATCGCGATCATGCTCGACCTCGAGTGTGCATCGTCGAACGACCAGACGTTCACCCACTCGGACCTGCGTCGCGTTGCCCGCACGCTGATGCAGTTCGTGCCCGGCACGGACTTCATCTGCTCCGGCTACTCGGCCACCCCGAACTACGACAACATGTTCGCCGGTTCGAACTGGGACGCCGAGGACTACGACGACTGGGTCATCCTGCAGCGCGACCTGCACGTCGACGGGGGCCTGCTCCCCGCCGGTGAGGAGGAGGTCGTCGACATCCGCCGCAAGGCCGCCCGCGCCATCCAGGCTGCGTTCAAGCAGCTCGGCCTGCCGGACATCACGGACGCTGAGGTGGAGGCAGCGACCTACGCCAACGGTTCGAAGGACATGCCCGCACGCAACGTCGTCGAGGACCTGAAGGCCGCCGAGGAGATGATGGCCCGCGAGGTCACCGGACTCGACGTGGCGAAGGCCCTCGTGAGCGGCGGCTTCGAGGACGTCGGCGAGGCGGTCTTCAACCTCCTGAAGCACCGGGTGGCGGGCGACTACCTGCACACCTCGGCGATCTTCACCCGCGAGTTCAAGGTGGACTCCGCCGTCAACAACCTGAACGACTACGCGGGCCCGAAGACCGGCTACCAGATCTCGGAAGAGAAGTGGAACCGTCTGAAGACCATCCGCCAGGCGATCAGCCCGGAAAGCATCTGA
- a CDS encoding propanediol/glycerol family dehydratase medium subunit — MDQATLKTLIEQVIREVVTESANPTAPASGGVATMTPAVAGNLTITETGDAQRGTDPKEVVIALSPAFSTSIHETIIGIPHATVLREICAGIEEEGLKYRFVRLYKTADVGFVAHEAAKLSGSGIGIGIQSRGTTVIHQKDLPPLSNVELFSQSPLIDEETFRAIGKNAAKYAKGENPAPVPIRNDQMARPKYQAKAALLHNKETTLCDLNKKPQALQISFG, encoded by the coding sequence ATGGATCAAGCAACTCTGAAGACACTGATCGAGCAGGTCATCCGCGAGGTCGTCACCGAGTCGGCGAACCCGACGGCACCCGCGAGCGGCGGCGTCGCCACCATGACGCCGGCGGTCGCAGGGAACCTGACCATCACCGAGACCGGGGACGCGCAGCGCGGCACCGATCCCAAGGAGGTCGTCATCGCCCTGTCGCCCGCCTTCAGCACGAGCATCCACGAGACCATCATCGGCATCCCGCATGCCACGGTCCTCAGGGAGATCTGCGCAGGCATCGAGGAGGAGGGCCTGAAGTACCGCTTCGTCCGCCTCTACAAGACGGCAGACGTCGGCTTCGTCGCCCACGAGGCGGCCAAGCTGTCCGGCTCGGGCATCGGCATCGGCATCCAGTCGCGCGGCACGACGGTCATCCACCAGAAGGATCTGCCGCCGCTGTCGAACGTGGAGCTGTTCAGCCAGTCCCCGCTCATCGACGAGGAGACGTTCCGCGCCATCGGCAAGAACGCCGCCAAGTACGCCAAGGGCGAGAACCCCGCCCCGGTGCCGATCCGCAACGACCAGATGGCCCGGCCGAAGTACCAGGCCAAGGCTGCGCTGCTGCACAACAAGGAAACGACCCTCTGCGATCTGAACAAGAAGCCCCAGGCGCTTCAGATCAGCTTCGGCTAG
- a CDS encoding diol dehydratase small subunit gives MDQEQLIRQIMAEVMQNLGGNDNVTFEKKAPAAAAAAPASSGQKVGVADYPLAEKNPQLVKTDSGLSLDDLTFDKLKSGQLKASDFKISAETLELQAQIAEDSGRGPLARNMRRAAELVAVPDQRLLAIYNALRPYRSTKTELYDIAAELEGTYGAKVSAGFVRQAADVYESRGRLRVD, from the coding sequence ATGGATCAAGAGCAACTGATTCGACAGATCATGGCCGAGGTCATGCAGAACCTCGGCGGCAACGACAACGTCACCTTCGAGAAGAAGGCCCCCGCGGCGGCTGCTGCCGCCCCGGCGTCCTCCGGACAGAAGGTCGGTGTGGCGGACTACCCGCTCGCCGAGAAGAACCCGCAGCTGGTCAAGACCGATTCCGGTCTCAGCCTGGACGATCTGACGTTCGACAAGCTGAAGAGCGGCCAGCTGAAGGCCTCGGACTTCAAGATCTCCGCGGAGACCCTTGAGCTCCAGGCGCAGATCGCCGAGGACTCCGGCCGTGGCCCGCTGGCGCGCAACATGCGTCGCGCCGCCGAGCTGGTCGCCGTCCCCGACCAGCGGCTGCTGGCCATCTACAACGCCCTGCGGCCGTACCGCTCCACCAAGACGGAGCTGTACGACATCGCCGCCGAGCTCGAGGGCACCTACGGTGCCAAGGTGTCCGCCGGATTCGTCCGGCAGGCCGCCGACGTCTACGAGTCGCGCGGACGCCTCCGCGTCGACTGA
- a CDS encoding diol dehydratase reactivase subunit alpha → MRLIAGIDIGNATTEVALAEADGEKLTFLASSTIPTTGIKGTDANIQGIFHALNVALKNGGRQLADLDLVRINEAAPVIGDVAMETITETIITESTMIGHNPATPGGLGIGVGTTIDIAHLATAPVGVPYIVVADRSFPYDDVARRINAAHVEVTGAILQADDGVLVHNRLDRKIPIVDEVGLIEKVPLGMLAAIEVAEVGRIVETLANPFGIATLFGLDAQDTKQVVPLARSLVGNRSAVVIKTPKGDVQERRIPAGRLTVLGESTKAEVDVDRGAEEIMQAVGKVRHVTDVVGEPGTNVGGMMEKVRVTMAQLTNLQPRDVNITDLLAVDTQVPQQVAGGIANEFSMEAAVGIAVMVKTDRLQMQKIAQHMASELGIAVEVGGVEADMAIRGALTTPGTAAPIAILDMGAGSTDASVMRADGTGTSIHLAGAGNMVTLMIQSELGLDTFDTAEDIKRYPLAKVETVFNIRHEDGTVQFFDEPLPPQVYARTVILKPDGLVPLDLSLPVEAIRQVRIRAKERVFVTNAIRALRKVSPTDNVRDIDFVVLVGGSALDFEIPQLVTHALAEYRVVAGRANIRGTEGPRNAVATGLALSFAEPRK, encoded by the coding sequence ATGCGCCTGATCGCCGGCATCGACATCGGTAACGCGACAACGGAGGTCGCGCTCGCCGAGGCCGACGGGGAGAAGCTCACGTTCCTGGCAAGCTCGACGATCCCGACCACGGGCATCAAGGGCACCGACGCCAACATCCAGGGCATCTTCCACGCGCTCAACGTCGCGCTGAAGAACGGCGGCCGCCAGCTCGCAGACCTCGACCTGGTGCGCATCAACGAGGCCGCCCCCGTCATCGGCGACGTCGCGATGGAGACCATCACCGAGACGATCATCACCGAGTCGACGATGATCGGCCACAATCCGGCCACGCCCGGCGGGCTCGGCATCGGCGTCGGCACCACCATCGACATCGCCCACCTGGCCACCGCCCCGGTCGGCGTGCCCTACATCGTGGTGGCCGACCGCTCCTTCCCCTACGACGACGTCGCGCGCCGCATCAACGCGGCCCATGTGGAGGTGACCGGCGCCATCCTGCAGGCCGACGATGGCGTCCTTGTCCACAACCGGCTCGACCGCAAGATCCCCATCGTCGACGAGGTCGGTCTGATCGAGAAGGTGCCGCTCGGTATGCTCGCGGCGATCGAGGTGGCCGAGGTCGGCCGCATCGTCGAGACGCTCGCCAACCCGTTCGGCATCGCGACCCTCTTCGGGCTCGACGCGCAGGACACCAAGCAGGTCGTCCCGCTCGCCCGGTCCCTGGTCGGCAACCGTTCGGCCGTGGTCATCAAGACCCCCAAGGGAGACGTGCAGGAGCGCCGCATCCCGGCCGGTCGGCTCACGGTGCTCGGCGAGTCGACCAAGGCCGAGGTCGACGTCGACCGCGGGGCCGAGGAGATCATGCAGGCCGTCGGGAAGGTCCGCCACGTGACCGACGTCGTCGGCGAGCCGGGCACCAACGTCGGCGGCATGATGGAGAAGGTCCGCGTCACCATGGCGCAGCTGACCAACCTGCAGCCCCGCGACGTCAACATCACCGACCTGCTGGCCGTAGACACCCAGGTGCCCCAGCAGGTCGCTGGCGGCATCGCCAACGAGTTCTCCATGGAGGCGGCCGTCGGCATCGCCGTCATGGTCAAGACCGACCGGCTGCAGATGCAGAAGATCGCGCAGCACATGGCCTCCGAACTCGGCATCGCAGTGGAGGTCGGCGGCGTCGAGGCAGACATGGCGATCCGCGGCGCGCTGACCACGCCCGGCACAGCCGCCCCCATCGCCATCCTCGACATGGGAGCCGGCTCGACGGACGCCTCCGTCATGCGCGCGGACGGCACCGGAACCTCCATCCACCTGGCCGGCGCCGGCAACATGGTGACGCTGATGATCCAGTCGGAGCTCGGGCTCGACACCTTCGACACCGCCGAGGACATCAAGCGCTACCCGCTGGCCAAGGTCGAGACCGTCTTCAACATCCGCCACGAGGACGGCACGGTCCAGTTCTTCGACGAGCCGCTGCCTCCGCAGGTCTACGCCCGCACGGTCATCTTGAAGCCCGACGGCCTCGTCCCGCTCGACCTGAGCCTGCCCGTCGAGGCCATCCGCCAGGTGCGCATCCGCGCCAAGGAGCGCGTCTTCGTCACCAACGCGATCCGCGCGCTGCGCAAGGTCAGCCCCACCGACAACGTGCGTGACATCGACTTCGTCGTGCTCGTCGGAGGCTCTGCCCTCGACTTCGAGATCCCGCAGCTCGTCACGCACGCGCTGGCCGAGTACCGCGTCGTCGCGGGTCGGGCGAACATCCGCGGCACCGAGGGGCCGCGGAACGCGGTCGCAACCGGGCTCGCCCTGAGCTTCGCGGAGCCGAGAAAATGA
- a CDS encoding glycerol dehydratase reactivase beta/small subunit family protein, with amino-acid sequence MTKKPEPPAILCHVNARVPDPALTSLLLGIEEEGVPVEVHRFDELNPLTLAHEAAVASRLGIGLGVSLDYVVTTTEKLDEGRPYIAQFLGECPEQDRVIGSNAARIVKRIPLRSAPERNH; translated from the coding sequence ATGACGAAGAAGCCGGAGCCACCCGCCATCCTGTGCCACGTCAACGCACGGGTCCCCGACCCTGCCCTCACCTCGCTGCTGCTCGGCATCGAGGAGGAGGGGGTACCCGTCGAGGTGCACCGCTTCGACGAGCTGAACCCGCTGACGCTCGCCCATGAGGCGGCCGTCGCGTCCCGGCTCGGGATCGGGCTCGGCGTCTCGCTCGACTACGTCGTCACCACCACAGAGAAGCTCGACGAGGGGCGCCCCTACATCGCGCAGTTCCTCGGCGAGTGCCCCGAACAGGACCGGGTGATCGGCTCGAACGCCGCCCGGATCGTCAAACGCATCCCACTTCGAAGCGCACCGGAAAGGAACCACTGA
- a CDS encoding BMC domain-containing protein: protein MQALGLIEVVGLAAGFEAADVACKSANVELVGYELAKGGGFVTIKVLGQVGAVTAAIDAAAVAAAKINRVVSKLVIPRPNDQIEPLVGNKLTRGWTAPTPAPEPNPEPEPEPEPTAVLDSDITEVVEDAPLNTADAQSAAPKTRPATTARKTAAAKATTGRK, encoded by the coding sequence ATGCAAGCACTGGGACTCATCGAGGTCGTCGGCCTCGCGGCCGGCTTCGAGGCGGCTGACGTCGCCTGCAAGTCGGCAAACGTCGAACTGGTCGGCTACGAACTCGCCAAGGGCGGCGGTTTCGTGACCATCAAGGTCCTCGGCCAGGTCGGCGCCGTCACCGCCGCGATCGACGCCGCCGCCGTCGCGGCCGCGAAGATCAACCGCGTGGTCAGCAAGCTGGTCATCCCGCGGCCGAACGACCAGATCGAGCCGCTGGTGGGCAACAAGCTCACGCGCGGCTGGACCGCCCCCACTCCCGCGCCGGAGCCGAATCCGGAGCCCGAGCCGGAGCCCGAGCCCACCGCGGTGCTCGACTCCGACATCACCGAGGTCGTCGAGGACGCCCCCCTGAACACCGCCGATGCACAGTCGGCGGCACCCAAGACCCGCCCGGCCACCACCGCGCGGAAGACCGCGGCCGCCAAGGCCACGACCGGAAGGAAGTAA
- a CDS encoding BMC domain-containing protein, whose product MSQALGLIETKGLVGAVEAADAMTKSANVTLVGQEKIGSGLVTIMVRGDVGAVKAAVDAGAAAASRVGELVSQHVIPRPHADVEKLLPQV is encoded by the coding sequence ATGAGCCAGGCACTGGGCCTCATCGAGACCAAGGGTCTCGTCGGCGCCGTCGAGGCGGCCGATGCCATGACCAAGTCGGCCAACGTGACCCTCGTCGGCCAGGAGAAGATCGGCTCCGGCCTCGTGACGATCATGGTCCGCGGCGACGTCGGTGCCGTCAAGGCCGCCGTCGACGCGGGAGCGGCAGCTGCCTCGCGCGTCGGTGAGCTCGTCTCGCAGCACGTCATCCCGCGGCCGCACGCCGACGTCGAGAAGCTGCTCCCGCAGGTCTGA
- the pduL gene encoding phosphate propanoyltransferase — MSEAQLISTIADRIVAKFNEADPTKTIVGISNRHVHLTDADFATLFGYDRPVVKKYVRQHGEFAAEESVTIHGPKGSFQRVRVMGPNRSATQVELSRTDCRALGLDAPMAQSGHLSEAAPIEIEGPKGRVALDHAAIVAGRHIHMGPADAEALGLKDQDRVSVVFPGERGGRFDNFLVRVKDSYLLELHLDTDEANAIGAKTGDYATICPR; from the coding sequence ATGTCCGAAGCGCAGCTGATCTCCACCATCGCCGACCGCATCGTCGCCAAGTTCAACGAGGCCGACCCGACGAAGACCATCGTCGGGATCTCGAACCGGCACGTGCACCTGACCGACGCCGACTTCGCCACCCTGTTCGGATACGACCGACCCGTCGTGAAGAAGTACGTCCGGCAGCACGGGGAGTTCGCGGCCGAGGAGTCGGTGACGATCCACGGCCCCAAGGGCTCGTTCCAGCGCGTCCGCGTGATGGGACCGAACCGGTCGGCGACGCAGGTCGAGCTCAGCCGCACAGACTGCCGCGCGCTCGGCCTCGACGCGCCGATGGCGCAGTCCGGACACCTGTCCGAGGCCGCGCCGATCGAGATCGAGGGCCCCAAGGGACGCGTCGCGCTCGACCACGCGGCGATCGTCGCCGGCCGACACATCCACATGGGCCCCGCCGATGCGGAAGCACTCGGGCTCAAGGATCAGGACCGCGTCAGCGTCGTGTTCCCGGGTGAGCGCGGCGGCCGCTTCGACAACTTCCTCGTGCGGGTCAAGGACTCCTACCTCCTCGAACTGCACCTGGACACCGACGAGGCCAACGCCATCGGCGCGAAGACCGGCGACTACGCGACGATCTGCCCGAGATGA
- the eutJ gene encoding ethanolamine utilization protein EutJ: MTATPTSQLDRFARQVRSGRTAAPGGACRLGVDLGTGNIVLAVVDGDDHPIGGAWLRSTVVRDGVVVDWLGAVRAVGQLRDALAGKLGVTFREAAVAIPPGIDAGTTKVFTNVLEACGLEASEVVDEPVAAATALGVTDGVVIDVGHGTTGVSILRDSEVLKSVDQATGGHHMTLVISGALGIDYEAAEQLKRDPAQGDLVIGLIRPTLEKMATIAAEATVGYEEFPVYLVGGSSSYPQSPAVFEGVLRRPVTRPDEPLFPTPLGTAMRRNR, encoded by the coding sequence ATGACCGCGACCCCTACGTCCCAGCTCGACCGGTTCGCCCGCCAGGTGCGCTCCGGGCGGACGGCTGCGCCCGGCGGCGCCTGCCGGCTGGGCGTCGACCTCGGCACGGGCAACATCGTGCTTGCCGTGGTCGACGGGGACGACCATCCCATCGGCGGGGCCTGGCTCCGCTCGACGGTCGTCCGTGACGGGGTCGTGGTCGACTGGCTGGGGGCCGTGAGGGCCGTCGGTCAGCTGCGCGACGCACTCGCCGGGAAGCTCGGCGTCACGTTCCGCGAGGCCGCCGTCGCGATTCCTCCGGGCATCGACGCGGGGACCACCAAGGTGTTCACCAACGTGCTGGAGGCCTGCGGACTCGAGGCGTCGGAGGTCGTCGACGAGCCGGTCGCGGCGGCCACGGCGCTCGGCGTCACCGACGGCGTTGTGATCGATGTCGGCCACGGGACCACAGGGGTCTCGATCCTGCGCGACTCCGAGGTGCTGAAGTCCGTGGACCAGGCCACCGGCGGCCACCACATGACCCTGGTGATCTCGGGCGCTCTCGGCATCGACTATGAGGCCGCGGAGCAGCTCAAGCGTGACCCCGCGCAGGGCGATCTCGTGATCGGCCTGATCCGCCCGACGCTCGAGAAGATGGCGACCATCGCCGCGGAGGCGACGGTCGGCTACGAGGAGTTCCCCGTCTACCTCGTGGGCGGTTCGAGCTCCTACCCACAGTCACCGGCCGTGTTCGAGGGCGTCCTCCGGCGCCCCGTCACCCGGCCGGACGAGCCGCTGTTCCCCACCCCGCTGGGGACGGCGATGAGGAGGAACAGGTGA
- a CDS encoding flavoprotein, which yields MTEQELRSLIRQVVVEVLADGAPARPEPRNALVLFTGALLGFEASLESLRRLKATGLVNLDWTQTHSASKILDQQAIESIGMCPAEKSLVMGHDMLIIPTATVNMVAKVAHGIGDCLASNVMAEFIMFDKPVVLSVNACGDTPDKRGWFPDLPAGYSRMLQGNLEALASFGVTLASSETLDEAVGSLSLSKGPEPAEGKAVSTGSTRFDKLNDPVVCAERLIHDGIVKTVAPRTTLRVGAGALITALARETAAARNIIIEREH from the coding sequence GTGACAGAGCAGGAGCTGCGCTCCCTGATCAGGCAGGTCGTCGTCGAGGTGCTCGCCGACGGGGCCCCGGCGCGCCCGGAGCCCCGCAACGCGCTGGTGCTGTTCACCGGCGCCTTGCTCGGGTTCGAGGCCTCGCTGGAGTCGCTGCGGCGGCTCAAGGCGACGGGCCTGGTCAACCTCGACTGGACCCAGACCCACTCCGCATCGAAGATCCTCGACCAGCAGGCCATCGAGTCCATCGGCATGTGCCCGGCAGAGAAGTCGCTCGTGATGGGCCACGACATGCTGATCATCCCGACCGCGACCGTGAACATGGTCGCGAAGGTCGCGCACGGCATCGGCGACTGCCTCGCCTCGAACGTGATGGCCGAGTTCATCATGTTCGACAAGCCCGTCGTCCTGTCCGTCAACGCCTGCGGAGACACCCCCGACAAGCGCGGCTGGTTCCCCGACCTGCCCGCCGGCTACTCGCGCATGCTGCAGGGCAACCTCGAGGCGCTCGCGTCCTTCGGCGTGACCCTGGCCTCGTCCGAGACGCTCGACGAGGCGGTTGGTTCCCTGAGCCTGTCGAAGGGCCCTGAGCCTGCCGAAGGGAAGGCCGTCTCGACAGGCTCAACGCGTTTCGACAAGCTCAACGACCCGGTCGTCTGCGCCGAGCGGCTGATCCACGACGGGATCGTCAAGACGGTCGCGCCCCGCACCACGCTGCGGGTCGGCGCAGGGGCGCTCATCACGGCGCTCGCGCGGGAGACCGCCGCGGCGCGCAACATCATCATCGAGAGGGAGCACTGA
- a CDS encoding EutN/CcmL family microcompartment protein, whose protein sequence is MYLAKVIGNVVSTSKDPRLVGFKLMLTRRLDESGALTGTPEVCVDTVGAGNGETVIVTKGSSARFAADRKEAPIDSTIVGIVDAVEIDER, encoded by the coding sequence ATGTACCTGGCCAAGGTCATCGGGAATGTCGTCTCGACCAGCAAGGACCCCCGCCTCGTCGGCTTCAAGCTGATGCTGACCCGGCGCCTCGACGAGTCCGGCGCGCTGACCGGAACCCCTGAGGTGTGTGTCGACACAGTCGGCGCCGGCAACGGGGAGACGGTCATCGTCACCAAGGGCTCCTCTGCCCGCTTCGCGGCCGACCGCAAGGAAGCCCCCATCGACTCCACGATCGTCGGCATCGTCGACGCTGTCGAGATCGACGAGCGCTGA
- a CDS encoding cob(I)yrinic acid a,c-diamide adenosyltransferase: MPAIYTRTGDKGTTGLFGGSRVTKQSLRVEAYGTVDEANAALGAAKAGLEPGPWRDRIHAIQQRMFVAGAELASDAKGAEILANKISTADIEGLEHLIDDCLAITGPQRSFVVPGRDEVSAPFHVARTVVRRAERRCLTLAEHEPVRPELIKFLNRLSDAVYSVARLTETWYELAHVEQVVRDTVARYWPQLDGSLSPSGSLSPAGSLSLSKGPELVEGEGVSTGSTRFDRLNDPAETSRWAAMRAHCDARAPEALLRLAKELAEGAEKRATMLGVPMVIVVVDAAGNQVLLHRMPGSLIASLEIAANKAWSANAFKMPTADLGPLAAEGGALPGLAGGNSGRVVLFGGGVPLIVDGAVIGALGISGGTVDEDCDVATYALTTVMGAQK; the protein is encoded by the coding sequence ATGCCCGCCATCTACACCCGCACCGGCGACAAGGGGACCACCGGCCTGTTCGGTGGCTCCCGCGTCACCAAGCAGAGCCTGCGCGTCGAGGCCTACGGGACCGTCGACGAGGCCAATGCGGCGCTGGGCGCGGCGAAGGCCGGGCTCGAGCCGGGGCCGTGGCGGGACCGGATCCACGCGATCCAGCAGCGCATGTTCGTCGCGGGTGCGGAACTCGCCTCCGACGCCAAGGGCGCCGAGATCCTCGCCAACAAGATCTCCACCGCCGACATCGAGGGCCTCGAGCACCTGATCGACGACTGCCTGGCCATCACCGGCCCGCAGCGCTCGTTCGTGGTGCCAGGCCGCGACGAGGTCTCCGCCCCGTTCCACGTCGCGCGAACCGTCGTCCGCCGGGCCGAGCGCCGCTGTCTGACCCTTGCCGAGCATGAGCCCGTCCGGCCGGAGCTCATCAAGTTCCTCAACCGACTCTCCGACGCCGTCTACTCGGTCGCCCGCCTCACGGAGACGTGGTACGAGCTGGCGCACGTCGAGCAGGTCGTCCGCGACACCGTCGCCAGGTACTGGCCGCAGCTGGACGGTTCCCTGAGCCCCTCCGGTTCCCTGAGCCCGGCCGGTTCCCTGAGCTTGTCGAAGGGCCCTGAGCTTGTCGAAGGGGAAGGCGTCTCGACAGGCTCGACGCGTTTCGACAGGCTCAACGATCCGGCTGAGACCTCCCGCTGGGCTGCGATGCGCGCGCACTGCGACGCACGCGCGCCGGAGGCGCTGCTCAGGCTCGCGAAGGAGCTGGCCGAAGGCGCGGAGAAGCGGGCGACGATGCTCGGCGTGCCGATGGTGATCGTCGTGGTCGACGCGGCGGGTAACCAGGTGCTGCTGCACCGGATGCCCGGGTCGCTGATCGCGAGCCTGGAGATCGCCGCCAACAAGGCCTGGAGCGCGAACGCGTTCAAGATGCCCACCGCCGACCTCGGGCCGCTGGCGGCCGAGGGCGGCGCCCTCCCCGGACTGGCGGGGGGCAACTCGGGACGTGTCGTCCTCTTCGGAGGCGGCGTCCCACTCATCGTCGACGGTGCCGTCATCGGCGCCCTCGGCATCTCCGGCGGCACCGTCGACGAGGACTGCGACGTCGCCACTTATGCACTGACAACCGTGATGGGAGCACAGAAATGA